Proteins from one Lepidochelys kempii isolate rLepKem1 chromosome 6, rLepKem1.hap2, whole genome shotgun sequence genomic window:
- the ZFYVE1 gene encoding zinc finger FYVE domain-containing protein 1 isoform X1 — protein sequence MSAHAPTAEKGLNTALLCQESYDCSGNDEAVFECDECGTLQCQCCEKELHKQERLRNHERTRIRPGHIPYCDNCKGANGNIMHNNATGSRQRAAMRCQMCKTNLCVECQKRMHAGGNKRKHPITMYHGSKSQEEEEEGMDEETKRRRMAEKVASFLLVDETEEIQVMNEEDFIKKLDCKPDQHLKVVSIFGNTGDGKSHTLNHTFFYGHEVFKTSPAQESCTVGVWAAYDPVCKVVVIDTEGLLGATVNVSQRTRLLLKVLAISDLVIYRTHADRLHNDLFKFLGDASEAYLKHFTKELKATTARCGLDVPLSTLGPAVIIFHETVHTKLLGSDHPSEAPEKLIQDRFRKLSRFPEAFSSIHYKGTRTYNPPTDFSGLRRAVEYQLENNTTRSPRQPGVIFKALKALSDRFSGEIPDDQMAHSSFFPDEYFTCSTLCLSCGCGCKNSMNHAKEGVPHEAKSRCRYSHQYDNRVYTCKACYERGKEVNVVPKTSASTDSPWMGLAKYAWSGYVIECPNCGVVYRSRQYWFGNQDPVDTVVRTEIEHVWPGTDGFLKDNNNAAQRLLDGMNFMAQSVSELSLGPTKAVTSWLTDQIAPAYWRPNSQILNCNKCGTSFKDNDTKHHCRACGEGFCDSCSSKTRPVPERGWGPAPVRVCDNCHDSRGIRLDVPESQTEEEGGTLIARKVGEAVQNTLGAVVTAIDIPLGLVKDAARPAYWVPDHEILHCHNCQKEFNIKLSKHHCRACGQGFCDECSNERRAVPSRGWDHPVRVCFNCNKKPGDL from the exons ATGAGTGCTCACGCTCCAACAGCCGAGAAGGGACTGAACACAGCGCTCCTGTGTCAGGAAAGCTATGATTGCAGTGGGAACGATGAAGCAGTCTTTGAGTGCGATGAGTGTGGGACCCTGCAATGCCAGTGCTGTGAAAAAGAGTTGCACAAGCAGGAAAGGCTGCGAAACCATGAACGTACCCGTATAAGACCTGGCCACATCCCTTACTGCGACAACTGCAAGGGTGCCAATGGGAATATAATGCACAACAATGCCACAGGATCCAGGCAGAGGGCAGCAATGAGGTGCCAGATGTGCAAAACAAACCTATGCGTGGAGTGTCAGAAGAGGATGCATGCTGGgggaaacaaaagaaaacaccCAATTACCATGTACCATGGTAGCAAATcccaagaggaagaggaggaagggatgGATGAGGAGACCAAAAGAAGGAGGATGGCAGAAAAGGTTGCTAGTTTCCTCCTGGTGGATGAAACAGAAGAGATTCAG GTGATGAATGAAGAAGACTTTATTAAGAAACTGGACTGCAAGCCTGACCAACACTTGAAGGTGGTGTCCATCTTTGGGAACACTGGGGATGGCAAGTCACACACCCTTAACCACACTTTCTTCTATGGTCATGAGGTCTTTAAGACATCGCCAGCTCAAGAATCCTGCACGGTCGGTGTATGGGCAGCCTATGACCCAGTCTGCAAAGTGGTGGTGATTGACACAGAAGGTCTGCTTGGGGCCACAGTAAACGTGAGCCAGAGAACGCGGCTGCTTCTGAAGGTCCTGGCCATTTCTGACCTTGTCATCTACCGTACGCATGCTGACAGACTCCACAATGACCTCTTCAAATTCCTTGGGGATGCTTCAGAGGCCTACCTGAAACATTTCACTAAGGAGCTGAAGGCAACCACAGCCCGCTGTGGCTTGGATGTTCCTTTGTCCACTCTGGGTCCTGCAGTCATTATCTTCCATGAGACTGTGCACACCAAGCTATTGGGCTCCG ATCACCCCTCTGAGGCACCTGAAAAACTCATCCAGGATCGCTTCCGGAAACTGAGCCGCTTTCCCGAAGCCTTCAGCTCAATCCACTACAAGGGAACGAGGACTTACAATCCCCCCACAGACTTCTCGGGACTTAGGAGAGCTGTGGAGTACCAGCTGGAGAACAATACCACCCGTTCCCCACGACAACCTGGGgttatcttcaaagcactgaaA GCATTGAGCGACCGGTTCAGCGGTGAGATCCCCGATGACCAGATGGCTCACAGCTCCTTCTTTCCGGATGAGTATTTCACCTGTTCTACTCTATGCCTCAGCTGTGG GTGTGGCTGTAAGAACAGCATGAACCATGCGAAAGAAGGAGTTCCTCATGAAGCCAAGAGCCGATGCAGATACTCCCACCAGTACGATAACAGAGTCTATACCTGCAAG GCCTGTTACGAGCGTGGGAAGGAGGTCAATGTGGTGCCAAAAACATCTGCTTCCACTGATTCCCCTTGGATGGGCCTTGCCAAATATGCCTGGTCAGG GTATGTGATTGAGTGCCCCAACTGTGGAGTGGTGTACCGCAGTCGGCAGTACTGGTTTGGGAACCAAGATCCTGTGGACACAGTGGTGAGGACAGAAATTGAGCACGTCTGGCCAGGA ACAGATGGATTTCTGAAAGACAACAACAATGCAGCTCAGCGCCTGTTGGATGGGATGAATTTCATGGCACAGTCTGTGTCTGAGCTCAGCCTGGGACCCACAAAAGCTGTGACCTCTTGGCTGACGGACCAGATTGCCCCTGCCTACTGGAGACCCAACTCTCAAATCCTG AATTGCAACAAGTGTGGCACGTCCTTTAAAGATAACGATACGAAACATCACTGCCGGGCCTGCGGGGAGGGCTTCTGCGATAGCTGCTCTTCCAAGACCCGCCCCGTCCCTGAGCGGGGCTGGGGACCGGCGCCAGTGAGAGTGTGTGACAACTGCCATGACAGCAGGGGCATCCGGTTAG ATGTGCCCGAGTCACAGACAGAGGAGGAAGGTGGGACACTGATCGCCAGGAAGGTCGGTGAGGCAGTGCAGAACACTCTTGGAGCTGTGGTGACTGCCATAGACATCCCACTAG GGCTTGTGAAAGATGCTGCTAGACCTGCTTACTGGGTGCCGGATCATGAAATCCTGCACTGCCACAACTGCCAGAAGGAGTTCAACATCAAGCTCTCTAAACACCACTGTCGAGCCTGTGGCCAGGGATTCTGTGATGAATGTTCAAACGAGCGCCGAGCGGTCCCTTCCCGTGGATGGGATCATCCAGTGCGAGTCTGTTTTAACTGCAATAAGAAACCCGGTGATCTTTAA
- the ZFYVE1 gene encoding zinc finger FYVE domain-containing protein 1 isoform X2: protein MNEEDFIKKLDCKPDQHLKVVSIFGNTGDGKSHTLNHTFFYGHEVFKTSPAQESCTVGVWAAYDPVCKVVVIDTEGLLGATVNVSQRTRLLLKVLAISDLVIYRTHADRLHNDLFKFLGDASEAYLKHFTKELKATTARCGLDVPLSTLGPAVIIFHETVHTKLLGSDHPSEAPEKLIQDRFRKLSRFPEAFSSIHYKGTRTYNPPTDFSGLRRAVEYQLENNTTRSPRQPGVIFKALKALSDRFSGEIPDDQMAHSSFFPDEYFTCSTLCLSCGCGCKNSMNHAKEGVPHEAKSRCRYSHQYDNRVYTCKACYERGKEVNVVPKTSASTDSPWMGLAKYAWSGYVIECPNCGVVYRSRQYWFGNQDPVDTVVRTEIEHVWPGTDGFLKDNNNAAQRLLDGMNFMAQSVSELSLGPTKAVTSWLTDQIAPAYWRPNSQILNCNKCGTSFKDNDTKHHCRACGEGFCDSCSSKTRPVPERGWGPAPVRVCDNCHDSRGIRLDVPESQTEEEGGTLIARKVGEAVQNTLGAVVTAIDIPLGLVKDAARPAYWVPDHEILHCHNCQKEFNIKLSKHHCRACGQGFCDECSNERRAVPSRGWDHPVRVCFNCNKKPGDL, encoded by the exons ATGAATGAAGAAGACTTTATTAAGAAACTGGACTGCAAGCCTGACCAACACTTGAAGGTGGTGTCCATCTTTGGGAACACTGGGGATGGCAAGTCACACACCCTTAACCACACTTTCTTCTATGGTCATGAGGTCTTTAAGACATCGCCAGCTCAAGAATCCTGCACGGTCGGTGTATGGGCAGCCTATGACCCAGTCTGCAAAGTGGTGGTGATTGACACAGAAGGTCTGCTTGGGGCCACAGTAAACGTGAGCCAGAGAACGCGGCTGCTTCTGAAGGTCCTGGCCATTTCTGACCTTGTCATCTACCGTACGCATGCTGACAGACTCCACAATGACCTCTTCAAATTCCTTGGGGATGCTTCAGAGGCCTACCTGAAACATTTCACTAAGGAGCTGAAGGCAACCACAGCCCGCTGTGGCTTGGATGTTCCTTTGTCCACTCTGGGTCCTGCAGTCATTATCTTCCATGAGACTGTGCACACCAAGCTATTGGGCTCCG ATCACCCCTCTGAGGCACCTGAAAAACTCATCCAGGATCGCTTCCGGAAACTGAGCCGCTTTCCCGAAGCCTTCAGCTCAATCCACTACAAGGGAACGAGGACTTACAATCCCCCCACAGACTTCTCGGGACTTAGGAGAGCTGTGGAGTACCAGCTGGAGAACAATACCACCCGTTCCCCACGACAACCTGGGgttatcttcaaagcactgaaA GCATTGAGCGACCGGTTCAGCGGTGAGATCCCCGATGACCAGATGGCTCACAGCTCCTTCTTTCCGGATGAGTATTTCACCTGTTCTACTCTATGCCTCAGCTGTGG GTGTGGCTGTAAGAACAGCATGAACCATGCGAAAGAAGGAGTTCCTCATGAAGCCAAGAGCCGATGCAGATACTCCCACCAGTACGATAACAGAGTCTATACCTGCAAG GCCTGTTACGAGCGTGGGAAGGAGGTCAATGTGGTGCCAAAAACATCTGCTTCCACTGATTCCCCTTGGATGGGCCTTGCCAAATATGCCTGGTCAGG GTATGTGATTGAGTGCCCCAACTGTGGAGTGGTGTACCGCAGTCGGCAGTACTGGTTTGGGAACCAAGATCCTGTGGACACAGTGGTGAGGACAGAAATTGAGCACGTCTGGCCAGGA ACAGATGGATTTCTGAAAGACAACAACAATGCAGCTCAGCGCCTGTTGGATGGGATGAATTTCATGGCACAGTCTGTGTCTGAGCTCAGCCTGGGACCCACAAAAGCTGTGACCTCTTGGCTGACGGACCAGATTGCCCCTGCCTACTGGAGACCCAACTCTCAAATCCTG AATTGCAACAAGTGTGGCACGTCCTTTAAAGATAACGATACGAAACATCACTGCCGGGCCTGCGGGGAGGGCTTCTGCGATAGCTGCTCTTCCAAGACCCGCCCCGTCCCTGAGCGGGGCTGGGGACCGGCGCCAGTGAGAGTGTGTGACAACTGCCATGACAGCAGGGGCATCCGGTTAG ATGTGCCCGAGTCACAGACAGAGGAGGAAGGTGGGACACTGATCGCCAGGAAGGTCGGTGAGGCAGTGCAGAACACTCTTGGAGCTGTGGTGACTGCCATAGACATCCCACTAG GGCTTGTGAAAGATGCTGCTAGACCTGCTTACTGGGTGCCGGATCATGAAATCCTGCACTGCCACAACTGCCAGAAGGAGTTCAACATCAAGCTCTCTAAACACCACTGTCGAGCCTGTGGCCAGGGATTCTGTGATGAATGTTCAAACGAGCGCCGAGCGGTCCCTTCCCGTGGATGGGATCATCCAGTGCGAGTCTGTTTTAACTGCAATAAGAAACCCGGTGATCTTTAA